ATTTTGTCATTGATACTTCTCCTTTAAGTTGTCGATGATATTTGTCGTACTATCTTATCCGGTGGTGTGATTCAATGAACGCTGTCCTCTTTCTTCAGACACCTCGACTATGTTGCTGGCATCTACTTGTTCTATTACCGCGCCGTAGCTCCTGGCGAAATTGTTGTGGATTTGGAGGAGGAGCTAAGCAAAatcggactgaaaataaacaccatcaaaactaagatcctcattctgacaaatctttgtaaattttatatttgcatTCATTTGtctatttttcaataatattgTTAAGGAAATTTGCACGGCATCCttgaagaattattgtgcccaTTTAACTGGCTATAGAATGCATATCAATTGTAGTATCTCAAGTAGTCCTATAACCAGCAGGAATTGTAGTATATTCTCTATTTCCAAGCATTCCAACTTGGCATCTGATAGTAAGCATTCCACCAGGTGCCTTattctactttgcacaagtgccgaacaTTGTCGCAGAACATATATGTAGGTTTCGTCACTCTTCGCACAGAATTCGCAGACATCGTTTGTACATATCCCTAGCTTGCCCAGATAGTAGTTTAGCCGGCAACGACCAGTGAGTATTttcactatgatccggaggtttttcttggtaaggtttaaaTAATCCTTTGAGTACGGGGGTTCATTTTCCCCATGAACACCCTGAACTGCTTCATTTCCTTGTAGGTTCGTCGAGTATAGTTTCATCAGGCATCCCTCTTAATTTTTCTATAATACTTCGTAGCATTTCTGATTCCGTAGGAGAGCTTCGGTCCGTGTAGAGGCATCCTTGCCCCTTTTCTGGCCAActtgtccgctgcctcattctCTTCTAATCCAACAACCGTGAGTCGTGTTTCACGGCACTCCCATTCcaatttggaatttacctggttaGCCTGAGTGTTGAACGCCACTTGGCTGTTAGTCACCTGTAAGTTATCAGAGCCCCCCTTTCCGATATGGATGTTCCTaatatgtgtcttccagagaaatcattggtctagtgtaattcccaaatatcttACCtacgtttctcgtttcacctccatgccatgtaacctaATGGTTTTCAAGTGATTGTATATCTAAAAAGGGTAGTTTCTGCCGACTGTGGCGCCGAGCCAGATGTCACGTGACGTCTTAACAACGATCATTTCGatgttttttccaaaatttggaaatgcaaatatttcaacatcatcaggAACTGTCAATATAACTCGAGAAAGGTCAAGACATTCATCATGTCTGCCTCGTATGATCGAATAACAAATGAAGGACTTCCTTGGCGTACAGGCCAGGTACATGTGGCAGCGTATAGGTCACTTATCGAGAAAGGGCAACAATTCCATTGTGAGTTATGACCTACAAtagaatctatctatctatcactATCGCAAATTACTGGCGAATGGGCCGTTCTAGAGCCGCGTAGTGTAACATAGTGGGAGAAGactgcaagcttctcggaaaatagttggcggagttgaagcAAATTGCCAGGAATCTGTTACGATGGCGAGTGGATGTAGTTGATGCACTATGCCCCACATAGCGGTTcattgcaaccatatatatcCCATGATGTTTAACGTGTTGGTCGCTTTAGAACTGCGGGATGCAGAACAACAGAGGAGGATTGTTGACTTTTCGTGAAGTTCTAAAGTTAGCTGGGACACTTTGTGAGAAACCAACAACGATAACTCGTGGGTCTGGTAAAGAGAGTTGCAGTACATTTATAGCAAACCAGCAACGATGAATCATAGGCGTGGCAGATCAGAGTTCTAATTAATTCAGTTCCCAGTAGTGTGCGGCAACGCTCTTCTCTGACGTTAGTATGGTTCGCCTCtatgtttttgatttttaaatagATATTTCTTCCCAGCTCAATTACTGAATATCCGACTAACTGGGATATTTCTACCTTTAATATTAGATCGATATTAATGACATTGGTCATCCAACGTTAAGCGTGCTATACACTGTTTTTTGCATatgctttcctagcgtctcatagcaaagctgatcacgagcaacttattcaattatggaatgatcgcctcatgcaacacggtctcaggttgaatctgaataaaagttaatttttagCGACCTatcctaatgaaacaggcactaccaCTGACAGGGGCAGTGGGTTGCTCGGAACTGTACGATTTGAATATTTCAGATcaatgaactgcgttatgaaattgcttgatgCCTTAGCGCAACCTGGCTGAAGTGGCATTGATTTTGAGTGttggcgactataaaagacaatgaattacGCCTTCGTAatagggacgaagatgttgcgttggactagtggcataatACGCcttgatcgcatccgaaatgaggatatccgcgattaatACTCTCTGTGGATTTCAAAGATCCGATTTCATGATATACAatcaattttccatttgatttGGATAATCTAACTCGACCCAGTATTCAGAGGCAGAGACGGAAACGCAAATAGACGCTGTAAGATATAAAAATGTCTATGATCTTTTGttgaaaaataacatttttttaaatctgtTAAAACAATTCAGTCGTctgaatatttcaaagaataCTTCACATGAATGTACATTTGTCAGATTAAGGCTATCATCTAATTTCGACTTTTTTCTCTGACATCTACAATTACTTCTATCTATTGATCAAATTTCACGTTCCAATTTGACGACAAGAGTCACATTTCGCCACTGCAATTATCGTCCATCGCCAGAAATCCTCAAATGCCCAGACTCATTGTCTCCAGCCACTTAATTGCATCTCCTGCTAAATTCCAAACTTTTTCTCCCACTCAACCATATCCGAAATCATTCACAAACATCTTATAGATGTGCCCGATTTAAAGATGCCTTCCTTAGAATTTTGACCAATTGAAAAATAACGAAAATTGTGACGAAACATGGTTGATCCTTTACCAGAGGAAAAAACACATTACCTGAAATTAAATCCTTGGATCCAAAACATGAAAAAAGTTGGCACTCGGCCATGTATTTTTGGAAATGAATTCTGAGAATCAACGGCAACGATAGGATGGAAGATGGTCTGAATGGATCAAGCCCCAAACCGAGAAGAACGTGCATCAGATTCCCTTGACATTTCTGAcgaatggatggatggatggatttctTGTCGTTACCACACAACTCCTCTCGTGGTGTCATATACTTGGTGCACATTTAATCATGGCAAACTAGTTCAAATACTTTTCTCGAGAAGAAATCCGCGCCAAAAGTTTTTTGTGTTTTCGCCTCAGGCCGTTCTCAAAATGTCTCGGGTAATCCATTGTTCTTCAAAAACTCGTACGAAGCGAAATTATTTCGGGATATATTTCATGGTTTTTCGTTGTCGAGATCGTAGTGATGATATCATAAATATTCCATTAAATGACATTTCAATTTATTATATCAAAAAAAGTACTCATTGAATTCAATTAATGATTATTTAGGAAATTTTTGGTTCTATGATGGACACTCCTTTCCGTTGCTTCATAATTATACAAGGTTTGATAAACATGAATCTTCATTTCATACGcttttaattacaaaataaGGAAAAGTCGGATTCATTGTTTCTTCTTAGGTTTTCCTTGATTTTTAAAGATCTTTGAATTGATTTTCAATGTTTCATAGCAAACAAaatctaattaaaatcggttcactcttCGGCTGCCTATCACTGGCATATATGTGTgcgatttttactcactaaaacaacCTCTTAATTCATGGCCCCTTCGCCGTAGAACCACCGGAAAGTATTTCGTCCCGGGATGAATATAGCTTTAGTTACCTCTACTTTCGACTAGCGGCTGCATTTGCAGCCGCGCCTTCCTCGACTCTTCTGCCTCTCGGTCTACATTGAATTCGCCCCACAATGATGTCTtctggcatgcaagcattttctCGATTGGAATTTCTGGTGCTACCACCTTTCCCAAAGTCTTCTAGTGACTCTTCTGTGTCATTATTTGACAATGGAAAAAGACTTGATTCGGGTCTTCAGAGATACGGTTGTTGCTGGGGCAGCTAAGTAAGCTGTCTAGTTTGAGCCTATATGGGTGTTCATGTTTATCTCTCGGTGCCTTCTCTGTGTTAGGATCTTAATGCTGGCTTTCCACCGACTGCTATTGTTGTTCCCACCTGCTCAACAATTCTTCTCTTGCGGCGTTTTCCActtgccgatcagaggaagaaccGGGGCTATTATAGATGTCTCTCATCTCATAGTCCAGAATGTCGATCGGCAATATTCCGACTGTCGCATAAGCCACATCGTCTTTGACAATTCTGAAGCCCCAGCACGCTATTGAGGCGGCCTTTCTGTAAACCGCATTCTTTTTTTAGGCATTGCATGTTGTATGCAGTGTAGTTTCCCAAACCTTCAGCCTGCAAATGCGTCGAAGCATCGTATTTGCCTGGCCTGATTCATACAAGTATATTGTACAGAGGCAGCATTTACCTCTGTTCTTCTGTTTTGTCCACGGCAACTGCAATATCTGTATTTTTCAGCATAACAGTGATTGTTTTGGATGAATACAATTTCATATCGGCGAGATGTTTTGCAATTACAAATaacgctatgtcatcggcgtaatccGCTCTTGCGGCCTCCTTAGCAATTGGGATGTTGAAGACTACATTATACATCATGTTCTCCAAGGGAAGTCCAAGAATATAAACTTGTCATACCAAAACCTTCTTTCTATTAGATAGCTATCGATAAGCAAGTAACCGCCATTGGCTGATCTGGTTGTGCGGACACCGAAATGCCAGCTTGATAAGCATCCAAGACTCAACAAAAGGGAGCAATCTGGTATAAGGTAACTCGCTGCAGCCTTTTCTCCATAATGTCCAATAGGCGCTATTAGTTTACCAGGAGTCTTGATCAGCTTTATGTAACAACACTATGTCCGTGTCTGTCTGCCATGCGCACTTTTCAGCAaggatgtatttttttttgtccgaATCATGTAATGTTTGATGCCAAAAAGAAGTCTCAATTGGCAAATACTTTCTGAAACATTACTTAGGTTGGACATCAGTTACAAATGGAGCGGCTGAGTGGTCACTTCTTCagaaaacatctgaaaaatctgaaaaaaataagtcaCAAAATgttcttcttaaaaaaaatgttaataaaatagtaaattattaaattttgtgaatttttgtgaaatttccaATAATATAAGTCACAAtatgccagaagaattcgtgcgctgggttcaaatgctctaccgcgatccgaaaagtaaagttagaagtatggcgggtgtatcaaaaccgcttcgtgtctctgttagtgttcatcagagaagcgccctctcaccactcctctttgttctcgttatgaacaccgtcacacgggatatccaacgtcctgtGCCcgacacactgctttatgcagatgatgttttcctagcatctgatagcaaaaatgatctcgagcaacttgtaaacaatggaatgatcgcctcatgcaacacggtctcagattgaacctaaacaaaactgaatttttgacgaccgatccccatgaaacaggcacaatcactgtcagcggcagtgacagtgagcgatttaaataccccggatcaacgctatcagccaatgaagaacttatgaaattgcttaacgCATTAACGACGCCtggttgaagtggcgttccacaactggtgttctttgtgctccacgtatcaacgaacatcttaaatctaaaatttacggcaatgtcgtccgtcctgtcgctgtctatggttttgagtgttggctaactataaaagacaatgaacgacgtcttgcggtaatggagacgaagatgttacgttggacaagtggcgtcacacgttttgatcacatccgaaataaggatatccgcgatcgttatggggttgcaccgatcgtggaaaagttgcgagagaggcggcttcgatggtcatgtaattcgcgctaacgagaattcacttgccaagattgctctgaacatcgaagtcgatgataaacgaccaaaaggccggccgaaacaacggtggttgataacctggatggggatttaaaagcctcaagattgcacccagatcaggcattcgagagagccaaatggcgaaatcgatcacgacgagccgaccccgcttttgaacgggaaaaaggctgaagaaaaagaagataagtcACAATATGCTGGAAACTTAGCTTCAATGTTATAATTGTCGAAATTgcctttttttgctaagaaatgAATTGCCAGTATTGCGTGGAAGTGAATGGACGTCATGAATTGTGCACCCCAACGTTCGAAAAAGCCTTTTAATACctgaaatgatgatgatgatgaactttcTTTTTGCGAGTTATTTGTGTCTGTTTTAAGTGAACTTCTGCTTGCTTGCTAAACAGTGCTCAACTTTCATCGAAAATCTATATTGCAACCCAATATTCTACTAGGGATACAGTTTTGTGCGAAGAAACTGTCGTGCATCCAAATTTTCCCTAACCTTTTCGTACCTAAAAAATACCGCTTGCGAATTCCCAACTTGCTTTTCAATTAactaaatcaattttaaaataaagttgcatctctcaaatatttttttttttttgtttctctttACAGATCACCAAACTCCTTCCGCTTGTTgagtctgaatgctcagagcgAGTTCGCTTTCTTATATGTTCATCACTTTTTCCACTCTGCTCACCGGACGTCCCCCGCCCAGTGACAGCATGCAAGGAGCTCTGCGAAACAATAGAAGCGGATTGCATGAAAGAACCGACAGTGGTACATCTTTGGCCGTCTTTCTTGATTTGCAAAAACCTGCCTCATCCAGACAATCAGGAACTATGCATGCAAATACCACAGGAGAAAATTCAAATTCCGCCACAACAGAATACTTACTGGCCTTGGTTTCACTGGAAAAGTTCGCATCCGTTAAAGTCAATTCCAAAAATTATTTGTCCAGTAAACTACACAGCAGCGAACGAAGTATGCATCCCTCAATGTGATAGAGATGTCCTCTATTCATCACATCAGAAGAAAGTAACTGAAACGCTGATCCTATCACTGGCTGCGATTTGCTTCATTGTTACGCTGTTTTCATTGGTGACATTTTGGGCGGAGCCAACGAGATTTGGGTATCCAGAACGGCCAGTATTGTTCCTTGTCCTGAGTTATAATCTGATAAGCGTTTGCAATCTAGAAGGTATTGTTTTTCACAGTCCCGGCAGAGATGCCATTGCCGAAGAGAACTCTTCATGCGCGTTATCGCCGCCTTGCCTCGCATCTTACATAACTACAAGCTATCTTACACTTAGTGCTACAACTTGGTGGTTGATTTTCGCATTGTGTTATTACCTCTCATCAAATAAGCGCTGGTCAAGTGAGGCACTTGAGAAGAAATCAGGACTATTTCATGTTTTGGCATGGGTTCCACCACTGGCCCCGCCAATTAGTGCCCTACTTTGGGGAGCCATTAAGCCACATGAACTAACTGGGATTTGTACAGCTCCAGGATTCGTAGAAATACCAGCATTGATGCTTTTAACTTCAGGAGCAATATTCACGATACTCGCCTCACGGTCGCTTCAAGGACTTCAAGAACAACTGCGCATAGCGAACGACAGTCAACGCTTCTCACAGGTTCGAAAGCGAATACTTATTTTCAGCATTCTGTATTTTGTCCCAGCGACTTTGTCAATAGTACTAACCTTCTTCGAGAAACTAGAAAACGAGGTGCCGCCATGCCTGAGTCCAGAATCTTGCGAGATACCTACTAAGAACTCCTCGATATGCACAATTCTGAGACTGATTTGCCACTTCGTTGCTGGCTCCTTGACTGGAATGTGGGTGTGGTCCAGGAAAACTTGTGAGTCCTACCGAAATAGGATCACAGCATCACCTCCAGTGACCCAGGTGAAAAAACCCAAACCACACATCCAGAGTGGACCTTTATACAGCGGCATCAATTTCCATAACGTACCACTTTACAGCGATAATCACTCGCGAGTGTAGTATTGAGTCAAGCGATTAGTTTTAAGGATCTACTTTCAAGTACTTTAGTATTGAATACGCAAGAAAAATTTGTCAGTACTACTACATATGATAACTGTAATCCCAGTAGGTGCATGCACGCTTAGGCTAACGatagtttgtgtaaatatttagGACTAGGAAAAACTGTgaaatttgttttaaattattttttattatttttgtatgAGCTGAAATGAATCTGAACCACGTGTGGTGTGTACAAAGTGTAAGAAGTTTTATAACTCGATgtgtatatattatgtaaaagagctttaaatttaataatttatttttgtacATAGAAGGAAAAATAAACTTTATAAGTTTCTTGAATCAATTCCTATGTTTTTATTTAAGAATGAATACTTTTATAGGTAAGAAAGGGCATCCTGTGGCTCTCTAAAttacaccgattcaaacgaaatttggcaaACAcataggaactatgaaattccgcgcatatacagtgagtgacataaatttagatggagtttaaagggggctccctatacatggaaaggggggatgtggcttagtacttttcgaacgcGACATTAGTTTTGATGTGAATTGTAAATTTCGCGAGTAAGGAATCGAAACGTGCACTCTTAAAGTGCGACAGAACCcattttgaaattgactgaaaaaccaccCTCAAATTCTTTGTAGGAATACTAATATCGCAGAATAGACAGTATCACGCACAATAttaccaagtttcatggaaatccggctattagtatTGCAGTTATagaaattcaaacttatcaatttactgcatctgaagccatgtggataagatgctgacgtcataagtAACCAGAATAATTGGTAATCGGgccaaatattaaaattccattcatgaagaatctacttctccccagtcctTTGCTCTTTGGTGCCATTAGGCGAGCTCTTTTTGTTTCATATAAAACCTTATAAGAAtctattcaatgtctgtcttttttcagAGTTGAAAGGTAGAAAGGTTCGCAGCCTACTGCTAGCTCctaccatgcagttatgtgagactctcgctcactaaaaccacctctacCCGCGGGACTGCTCTAAAgcattgcgtcgcggggctggatcagttacTAACTGCGGCTCTTGTGGTTCTCtccatttcttcttttcttcggaattcttcctgcctaagctgctCGTGAATATTTGCCAGCACTTTTCCATTGTTCCAATGGAACTTCaatcaaacacaacatgctccgtaTTTTCAGCCATATTAACGCATTTTGGGCAGTATGCCGAATCGCCGCGCCCAAATCGGTGTAGATATGCACGGCGACGTccatgtccgctcaagaattacGCCAGTTCGTGATTTGATTTCCCGTGGTTTTGTCCAATCCATCTTTGAATGTCCGGAATGATACGGTATGTCCAAAGACCAGTTTGTGACCCGTCCCATCTCTGCGACAGACTCCTGTTGCGCTAGCTACCGTCGAAATGCGGTAGATGTTTTAtagtagagacgccgaccttcgtTCGCTtggatgtctatggggagcattccTGCTAGTACGCATGCTGCCTCTCCTGATGTTCGGTAAGCACGGCATGTCCGGAGCGCACTTATCCTGTACGCCAATCCTAATATCCTGCAGTTTAGTTTATTTTTCAGCACACAAAACTGACTATTCTCCACGAATGTTCGGCAATATTCTCGAGTTCGTTACAGCGGTGtgaaagacgctttagttgctaCACATTCGATGTGTTGAAACTAAGCCtcctgtcaatcattactcccaattATTTAAGCGCTGGTAGGGAGTAAATTATTTGTTCactaactttaattttcacatttgtttttttccttttctttctgtTCTACTTTCAGCTAGTAGTAGGCCAGCATTTTCCAACCAAGAACTGATCTCGCATATCGCCTCGTTTGCGTCAATCTCGATTTCGTCTAGGTATTTTGCTACTATTGCAATATCATCCGCAatgccaatagttgtcacgctcTTGGGACGACGTAGTGTTAACATTCCATCGTACATAATTAGCCATAGCAAAGGACCTACGACAGAAGCCTGTTTCGGGAATATTTCCAATCCATTGTCGGAGTCGCAATACAGCTTTCTCCCCAAATGAAATCCGACAACAATGCGTACCATGTATATCGGGGCTATTGCAGCCTGTGTCAGACTAGTCATGTCACAGATTGCCTCGACAGTTGAtctcgccttacgaaatccgaattggttgttagaaaggcctccttccctttctgtaattcatcatcatcgtggCACTACAGTCCGACGTAGGGGCCAAGTCGTATGGATCTTTGTCCCTTAATTAGCTTGGTCACGTGACCGTGACTTCCAATCTTGGAAGCCCGTGCT
The DNA window shown above is from Hermetia illucens chromosome 5, iHerIll2.2.curated.20191125, whole genome shotgun sequence and carries:
- the LOC119657661 gene encoding frizzled-3, producing the protein MCLIESRLVPLVLMSLFVVSRVDIAHGLQCQRISTPLCQGLGYNMTALPNLAGHATQEEAEEAITKLLPLVESECSERVRFLICSSLFPLCSPDVPRPVTACKELCETIEADCMKEPTVVHLWPSFLICKNLPHPDNQELCMQIPQEKIQIPPQQNTYWPWFHWKSSHPLKSIPKIICPVNYTAANEVCIPQCDRDVLYSSHQKKVTETLILSLAAICFIVTLFSLVTFWAEPTRFGYPERPVLFLVLSYNLISVCNLEGIVFHSPGRDAIAEENSSCALSPPCLASYITTSYLTLSATTWWLIFALCYYLSSNKRWSSEALEKKSGLFHVLAWVPPLAPPISALLWGAIKPHELTGICTAPGFVEIPALMLLTSGAIFTILASRSLQGLQEQLRIANDSQRFSQVRKRILIFSILYFVPATLSIVLTFFEKLENEVPPCLSPESCEIPTKNSSICTILRLICHFVAGSLTGMWVWSRKTCESYRNRITASPPVTQVKKPKPHIQSGPLYSGINFHNVPLYSDNHSRV